A section of the Halichoerus grypus chromosome 11, mHalGry1.hap1.1, whole genome shotgun sequence genome encodes:
- the LOC118523750 gene encoding olfactory receptor 4S2: MGKINNVTEFIFWGLSQNLESEEVCFVVFSFFYTVILLGNVLIMLTVYMGNLFKVPMYFFLNYLSFVDICYSSVTAPKMIVDLLAKSKTISYAECMLQLFGVHFFGCTEIFILTVMAYDRYVAICKPLHYTTIMDQGRCNKMLLGTWIGGFLHSIIQVAMVVQLPFCGPNEIDHYFCDVHPVLKLACTDTYVVGVVVTANSGTITLGSFVILIISYTIILMSLRKHSAEGRRKALSTCGSHIAVVIIFFGPCTFMYMRPDTTFSEDKMVAVFYTIITPMLNPLIYTLRNAEVKNAMKRLWGRRVFSKANGK; the protein is encoded by the coding sequence ATGGGGAAAATAAACAATGTAACTGAATTCATTTTCTGGGGTCTTTCTCAGAACCTAGAGAGTGAAGAAGTTTGTTTCgtggtgttttctttcttctacacaGTCATTCTTCTGGGAAATGTCCTCATCATGCTGACTGTTTACATGGGCAACCTTTTCAAGGTTCCGATGTATTTCTTCCTCAACTACTTGTCTTTTGTGGATATTTGTTACTCTTCAGTCACAGCTCCCAAGATGATTGTTGACCTATTAGCCAAGAGCAAAACTATCTCCTATGCGGAGTGCATGCTGCAACTCTTTGGGGTACATTTCTTTGGTTGCACAGAGATCTTCATCCTTACTGTTATGGCCTATGATCGCTATGTGGCTATCTGTAAACCCCTACACTATACGACCATCATGGACCAGGGCAGATGTAATAAAATGTTGCTGGGGACCTGGATAGGTGGGTTCTTACACTCCATTATTCAAGTGGCTATGGTAGTCCAGTTACCTTTTTGTGGACCCAATGAGATCGATCACTACTTTTGTGATGTCCACCCTGTGCTGAAACTTGCCTGCACAGACACATATGTTGTTGGTGTTGTGGTGACCGCCAACAGTGGTACCATTACTCTGGGGAGCTTTGTAATCTTGATAATTTCCTATACCATCATCCTGATGTCCCTGAGAAAGCAttcagcagaaggcagacgcaAAGCACTCTCCACCTGTGGCTCCCACATTGCTGTGGTCATCATCTTTTTTGGCCCCTGTACTTTCATGTATATGCGCCCTGATACTACCTTTTCAGAGGATAAGATGGTGGCTGTATTTTACACCATTATCACCCCCATGTTAAATCCCTTGATCTATACACTGAGAAATGCAGAAGTAAAGAATGCAATGAAAAGACTGTGGGGCAGGAGGGTTTTCTCAAAAGCTAATGGTAAATAG